The Thalassococcus sp. S3 genome includes a window with the following:
- a CDS encoding P1 family peptidase has protein sequence MQPGPRNLITDVSGLHVGNAQDDTLKSGVTVLTADAPFTASVHVMGGAPGTRETDLLAPDKSVARIDALTLAGGSAYGLDACSGVVDGLRAAGRGHPVGPAIIPLVPGAIIFDLLNGGQKDWTRNPYPALGRAAFDAAGSDFALGTAGAGTGALTAMTKGGLGSASLILPDGTTVGALVAANPMGSVTTPGDRHFYAAPFEIDGEFGGLGPDPATGLGRDLESRKLASMLGEMERANTTIAIVATDADLTKAQCQRMAIAAHDGIARATVPAHSPGDGDLVFALSTGARPPADAERGLTVIGHAAALCLSRAIARAIYLARPAPGDILPTWSDLNA, from the coding sequence ATGCAGCCCGGCCCCCGCAACCTGATCACCGACGTCTCCGGCCTGCATGTCGGCAACGCGCAGGACGACACCCTGAAATCCGGCGTCACCGTGCTGACCGCCGACGCGCCCTTCACCGCCTCCGTCCACGTGATGGGCGGCGCGCCCGGCACGCGGGAAACGGACCTGCTCGCCCCCGACAAATCGGTGGCCAGGATTGACGCACTGACCCTCGCGGGCGGGTCGGCTTACGGCCTCGACGCCTGCTCCGGCGTGGTCGATGGCCTGCGCGCGGCGGGGCGCGGTCATCCGGTCGGCCCAGCCATCATCCCGCTGGTGCCCGGTGCGATCATCTTCGATCTGCTCAACGGAGGGCAGAAAGACTGGACCCGGAACCCCTACCCCGCCCTGGGCCGTGCCGCCTTCGACGCTGCCGGGTCCGACTTCGCCCTCGGGACGGCCGGTGCAGGGACCGGCGCGCTCACCGCGATGACCAAGGGCGGGCTCGGTTCCGCCTCGCTCATCCTGCCCGATGGCACCACCGTCGGTGCCCTCGTCGCGGCCAACCCGATGGGCAGCGTGACAACCCCCGGAGACCGCCATTTCTACGCCGCCCCGTTCGAGATCGACGGCGAATTTGGCGGCCTTGGCCCCGATCCCGCGACAGGGCTGGGCCGTGATCTCGAAAGCCGCAAGCTCGCCAGCATGCTGGGCGAGATGGAGCGCGCCAACACCACCATCGCCATCGTGGCCACCGATGCGGACCTGACCAAGGCACAATGCCAGCGCATGGCCATCGCCGCCCATGACGGCATCGCCCGGGCCACCGTCCCGGCCCACAGCCCCGGTGACGGCGATCTGGTCTTTGCCCTCTCCACCGGCGCCCGTCCCCCCGCCGACGCCGAACGCGGTCTCACCGTCATCGGCCACGCCGCCGCCCTTTGCCTCTCCCGTGCCATTGCCCGCGCGATCTACCTCGCCCGGCCCGCGCCCGGGGACATCCTTCCGACATGGAGCGATCTGAATGCCTGA
- a CDS encoding alpha/beta fold hydrolase, translating into MPDLPLDDISLHYETDGDGPPLLLLAGMLSDSASWGPLVSLLAKDHHVIRPDNRTTGRTTPWDAPVSVEQMAQDALALLDHLQIDKTHVTGHSMGGLMAMEIAGLAPDRIASLTILASAPVRIPRTIAVFDMIHEVRAAPEGETLWLKALYPWVFRPDFFADPQNTEIALQAALAYPHAQSLQAMAHQIEALKTFKPQTRPADIPCPTQIVFAEHDLLIPEAEGRAAFSAIPNVTQHVIEDAGHSIHWDAPQPVANRIRAFTDAHPLSSLG; encoded by the coding sequence ATGCCTGACCTGCCGCTAGACGACATCTCTCTGCACTACGAAACAGATGGCGATGGCCCGCCGCTCCTCCTGCTCGCCGGGATGCTCTCCGACAGTGCAAGCTGGGGGCCTCTGGTTTCGTTGCTGGCCAAAGATCACCACGTCATCCGCCCCGACAACCGCACCACCGGGCGCACGACCCCATGGGATGCACCCGTCAGCGTCGAGCAGATGGCGCAGGACGCGCTGGCGCTTCTGGATCACCTGCAGATCGACAAGACCCATGTCACCGGCCACTCCATGGGTGGGCTGATGGCGATGGAGATTGCAGGCCTCGCCCCAGACCGCATCGCCTCGCTGACCATCCTCGCGTCGGCCCCCGTGCGCATCCCCCGCACCATCGCCGTCTTCGACATGATCCACGAGGTGCGCGCCGCACCCGAAGGCGAAACCCTCTGGCTCAAGGCGCTCTATCCTTGGGTCTTCCGCCCAGATTTCTTCGCCGATCCGCAAAACACCGAAATCGCCCTGCAGGCCGCCCTCGCCTATCCCCACGCGCAATCGCTTCAGGCCATGGCCCACCAGATCGAGGCGCTCAAGACGTTCAAACCCCAGACCCGTCCGGCTGACATCCCCTGCCCCACGCAAATCGTCTTTGCCGAACATGACCTTCTGATCCCCGAAGCCGAAGGCCGCGCTGCCTTCTCGGCCATCCCCAACGTCACGCAACACGTGATCGAGGATGCCGGCCACTCGATCCACTGGGACGCCCCTCAACCGGTCGCAAACAGAATACGCGCCTTCACGGACGCGCATCCCTTGTCTTCTTTGGGTTAA
- a CDS encoding SDR family oxidoreductase — MRLADKTAIVTGGASGFGAGIVRKFAAEGARVMIADINAEGAAGFAAEIGSPAVAQSVDVSDKASVTAMIDTAIETFGHVDIMVNNAGVTHMPAPLEDITDEDFDRVFQVNMKSVYLTARALVPHMKARGAGTFLNIASTAGVSPRPRLNWYNASKGWMITATRTMAVELAPDGIRVNALNPVAGETPLLKSFMGEDTPETRAKFLSTIPLGRFSQPEDLGNAACFLCSDEASMLTGVCMEVDGGRCI; from the coding sequence ATGAGACTTGCCGACAAAACCGCCATCGTGACCGGAGGCGCCTCGGGCTTCGGCGCTGGCATCGTGCGCAAATTCGCCGCCGAAGGCGCGCGTGTCATGATCGCCGACATCAATGCCGAAGGGGCCGCCGGCTTTGCCGCCGAGATCGGCAGCCCTGCCGTGGCGCAGAGCGTGGACGTATCCGACAAAGCCTCGGTCACAGCGATGATCGATACGGCAATCGAGACGTTCGGCCATGTCGATATCATGGTCAACAATGCGGGCGTCACCCACATGCCCGCCCCGCTCGAAGACATAACGGACGAGGATTTCGACCGCGTTTTTCAGGTCAACATGAAATCCGTTTACCTCACCGCCCGCGCTCTGGTGCCCCATATGAAAGCGCGGGGCGCGGGCACATTTCTCAACATCGCCTCGACCGCCGGTGTCTCACCCCGGCCCCGGCTCAACTGGTACAACGCCTCCAAAGGGTGGATGATCACCGCCACCCGCACCATGGCGGTGGAGCTCGCCCCCGACGGCATCCGGGTGAACGCACTGAACCCGGTGGCGGGCGAAACCCCTCTTTTGAAAAGCTTCATGGGCGAGGACACGCCAGAGACCCGCGCCAAGTTCCTCTCCACCATTCCGCTGGGCCGCTTCTCCCAGCCCGAAGACCTCGGCAACGCCGCCTGTTTCCTCTGCTCGGACGAGGCCAGCATGCTCACCGGCGTCTGCATGGAAGTCGACGGGGGCCGCTGCATATGA
- a CDS encoding cupin domain-containing protein, which yields MSHVNLAEKLAQIRTHWDPHVVADYNDNDVMVVKFQGEFPYYSHAETDDFFLVLKGEMVMDIDGAAPQTIRAGEIYVVPKGVTHRPRAKAECEVLLIEPKGEPNTGDPETAAPKPRL from the coding sequence ATGAGCCACGTGAACCTCGCCGAAAAGCTGGCCCAGATCCGCACCCATTGGGACCCGCATGTGGTCGCTGATTACAACGACAATGACGTGATGGTGGTGAAGTTTCAGGGCGAATTCCCCTATTACAGCCATGCCGAGACGGATGACTTCTTCCTCGTCCTCAAGGGCGAGATGGTGATGGATATCGACGGCGCGGCCCCCCAGACCATCCGCGCCGGAGAGATCTATGTCGTGCCCAAAGGCGTCACCCACCGCCCCCGCGCCAAGGCCGAATGCGAGGTCCTGCTGATCGAACCCAAGGGCGAGCCCAATACCGGTGATCCAGAGACCGCCGCGCCCAAGCCAAGGCTCTGA